The Petrotoga mobilis SJ95 genomic sequence TATTCAAATACTTGAAAGCTTCCCTAACTTAGAGAAAACCGAAGAATTAATATGGTGGGAGTACCGTATACTAGCGAAGGTCAACGTCGTCAAAATTTCCACAGGAGAAAACATCTATTCCAAACTTCTCACTTCAAGTGGCACCTCATACATAAATGCTAGTACAAGTGATTTTGAAGCGATATACTATTCAAGAAGATCCGCTACCAATAATCTTGCCTCTTCTATTTCTACGGAGTTGAACAAACTTTTTAAAATAAAAGCCAATATTATATCTATAGAAAATAAATATGTTCATATAGATGCTGGCAGAAACGTTGGAATAAGAGAAGGTATGATGTTTGAATTTGTAATCACTAAAGAATTGAATGGAGAGTTCTATGACCTTCACGGTGGGAAATTGATAGCCGAAGAAGTCTGGGATAACAACAGTTTGTTAAAGATACTCGAAGCCCCAAAAAATTTCAACTACCGAGATGAAAATGTTTACGTATTAGAAAATCCAACTCTCTCTCCAATAAGAACCATCACAGGAATATATTACGTGAACGAAGGATTTGAAAAAAACGGTGTCGGGTTCGAAGCTGGATTCGATAACTATGAACACTTATATACTGGATTCTCTTTTGTATTTTTGTTCGATGAAAGCACATTTGATGGAGATTTTGATTTCAAATTAGGTTATCTTAACTATCTATCAGAAACGGACGCAACCCTTTTATTGGGGATCTTAGTTGGGGTGAAAAGTGTTACAGCTTCGGATGATGCATCCGCTGTTTACTTTAAACTATCACCAGTTATAGATTATAGTTATTATATAAACGAAACCTCTGGACTATACATAGAAGCGGGATATAATTTCCTATTCCCCATAGAAGAAGTAGGAAATATCGAAACGACAAATGATTTTAAAATCAGTGCAGGATTCACTTTTAGATTCTAATATATTAGAATTTAAAGCAGAGGTTTGATGGAGGTGTGTTTATCATGTTTAAGCTTCGTTCCGAATACGAACCTCAAGGCGATCAACCAAAAGCAATAGAAGAACTCTCTTCTGGGATCAATAAAAATTATAGGTTCCAAACTTTACTGGGCGTTACTGGATCTGGTAAAACATATACAATGGCTAATATTATTGCAAACGTGAATCGACCAACTTTAGTTCTCTCTCCGAATAAAATCTTAGCCGTTCAACTATACAACGAATTCAAAGAGTTCTTCCCGGAAAATAGAGTCGAATTTTTTATAAGTTATTACGATTACTATCAACCAGAAGCCTACATCCCCTCTCGAGACATATACATAGAAAAAAATGCAGACATAAACGATATTTTAGTTAAAATGAGGCTCTCAACGTTAAAATCAGTTTTAACAAGGAGAGACGTAATTGTAGTTTCAAGCGTCTCAGCTATCTATGCCTCGGGCAATCCCGATGACTTTTCAAACATAAACCTTTATCTGAGAGTGAATGAAGAGTATTCTAGAAGAGAAATCTTAATTAAACTTGGTAAAATGCAATACACAAGGCAAGAAAAAGATTATCTCGGTGGAACGTTCAGATGGAAGGGTGATGTTTTAGAGATATTCCCTCCTTACGAAGATTTTGGAATAAGGGTAACTTTTTTCGATAACGAAGTCGAAAAGATCGAAGCACTTGACGTATTCAACAGAACCATAATAGAAGAATTTGATAAAATTACTATTTATCCAGCGAAAGAATTTGTAACCAGTCAGGAAAAGATTTTTTCAGCTATTGAAAGAATAAATGCCGATCTGCAAACCCAAATAGAATATTTCAAAAGGGAAGGTAAACTTTTAGAAGCTCAACGAATAGAGCAAAGGGTAAAACAAGATTTAGAATTCCTTCAAACATTGGGATACTGTAAAGGGATAGAAAATTATTCAAGGTATTTCGATGGTAGGAATCCTGGAGACTCTCCATGGACACTTTTGGATTACTTCGATGAAGATTTTGTTACTTTTATTGACGAATCTCACATAGCGGTACCACAGTTAAGGGCAATGTTCAGAGGGGATTACGCGAGGAAGAAAAATTTAGTTGATTACGGGTTTAGATTACCATCAGCCTTAGATAACAGACCTTTAAGATTCGAAGAATTTTTAGAAAAAACCAATCAAATTATCTTTGTATCAGCTACCCCAGGGCCATTTGAAATGGAAGTATCAGACCAAATAGTTGAACAGATTATTAGACCTACAGGACTTGTGGACCCAAAGGTTGAAGTAAAATCTACGGAAGGTCAAGTGGACGATTTCATATCCGAAGTAAAAGAGGTTGTAGAAAGAGGAGAAAGAGCTCTAGCGGTGGTTTTAACAAAGAAAGATGCCGAAATCCTCTCAGATCATTTAAACCTAATGGGCATTAAATCATTGTATCTACACTCTGAACTCGATACAATTGAAAGGTCAGAGGTAATAAAAAAAATAAGAAACGGCGAAATTGAAGTAGTTGTTGGTGTAAACTTACTTAGAGAAGGGTTAGATTTACCGGAAGTTTCTCTTGTTGCCATAATGGATGCAGATAGAGAAGGATTTTTAAGGTCTGAAACAACGTTGATTCAAACGATTGGTAGAGCTGCAAGAAACGTTCAAGGTAAGGTATTACTGTACGCCGACCGAATAACGGAGGCGATGAAAACTGCCATCGATGAAACAAACAGAAGAAGAGAAATACAGATTCAATACAATATAGATAACAACATCACTCCAAAAAGTATCATTAAAAAATTACCAGAAGACATGTTTGCACCATTCAAAGATAACGAGGTAAAAGAAGAAGATTATATATTCGCTGTAGAGGAGAACCTCTCTCCGGATGATTACTTGGCTATGCTTGAAGAAAAAATGTACGAAGCAGCCTCCGAATTAAAATACGAAGAAGCAGCAAGATACCGAGACGAGATCAAAAGGATAAAAAGAAAATACAACATCAAACAAAATTGACTATAAAAAACAAAATATGGGAAGGAGATAGATAACTTAATTATCTTTCTCCTTCCCATAGTATAATATGCGCTGCTCGGTATTTCACATACAGCTACCTTTTTATTTTTATTGCAGTTTATTTATCATATTTTTTAGACCCTTTTTCAATTCACTTGAAATCTTTTTTACTTCAGAAAGCAAAGCTTGTTTATCTTCTCTTGTTCCAAGTTCTTCAGTTTTTTTGTGCAATTGTGCATGTAATCTTAAGACCTGTGCCCAATCATCAGCTAGCTCTTTTTCGATCTGAATTGTTTTTGAAAAAATACCGAAACTACATCTATCTGGATTAATTTCTAAATCAATATTAGGATCCTTTAACTTCTTTTCAAATAAATCAACCCAATTTTGATGAGCTTTTATAGCTTTTTCAAACTCTTTTATTTTCTCCTCGTTATTGTATAAACTAAAAGTTGATACAGTTTCTATAAGTGCATTAAGTCCAGTAAAAACATGCTCTGAAACATTAACTAAATTTTCACTATCTTTGGATAGAATATCCGTATCTTTAGTAATACCTTCAACACTATTTCTTATTTGATCGACCATTTTTGAAACAGAATTCATGTTTGAACTTATTTCTTCCGCTGTAGCAGTTGTTTCTTCAGTATTGGCAGAGAAATTTTCAATTATTTCGTTCATTTCGGATATTCTTGAATTCATCTCTTCAAACTGTCCCAATACATTTTGAGATTCATCCTCAGTTTTTTCTATGAGATTTGATGTTTCTTTATTCGAAAGATTTGTTTTTTGAGATATTACTATTAGATCAGTTATTATTTTTGCTATGTTTTCAGTGGCTTTTTTACTTTCTTCTGCGAGTTTTCGTATTTCATCCGCTACTACAGCAAAGCCTCTCCCAGCTTCGCCAGCTCTAGCTGCTTCTATGGCAGCATTCAAAGCTAATAAATTAGTTTGTTCAGTTATACTATCTATTGTGTTTATTATTTCTTTTATTTCTTCAGAATTTTTGGAAAGAATTTCTGAGTTTTTCATTGATTCTTCAGCTTTTTTAACAGCTTCAAACAGCATTTCGTTCATTCTTTCAATATTTTTTACACCCTCATCTGAACTTTGGTGTATTCCATTTGATATTTCGTTCAGATTTTGTGCCGATTTTGCCTGATTATCGTTTGCAGCGGTTAAATCTTCGATACTTTGACGTATTTCATGAATTCTCTCATCTGTATCTTGTGCATTGTAATTGATGTCCTTTGTTTTTTGATTGGTGTTTTCTAAATGTTCTTTAGAAATTTGTGATGACCTCGCAAGATTGGCACTTAAAATTCCAAAGTCTTGAGAGATTTGAGTTATTCTCATCATTGAATTTTTGAGTTTGTTCACAGCTTCTTTGATTGAGTTAGATATTGTCTCAAATTCACTATCTAAATTCATACCAGAAAAATCTAAAACCAAATTTCCATTTGAAAAATCGTTGACTTTATTTTTCAAATAATTAACTTCTTTAACTAGTTTTCTAGATATGAATAGAGTAACCAAAATGATTATTAACAAAATAGCAGAACTGATAATTATAGAATAAAATATCCCGTTTCTGTTGTTAGAGATAATTTCACTGTAATCTATTTTTGTTCCTACATATCCTATTACTTTATTACTAAAATCTACTAGAGGGAACATAGCCATTAAATAATTATCTTTTATTTCGTAGAAAAAATTATCTCCGGATTTTATTGAATCTACATTAGTGGTGAATATGGTAAGATCATATTTATTTGATTCAAAAATTTCTACTTCACCACTTAAATCGTTATCAAAAATTTTAAGAACAGAGTCTCCTTCGATTTTCTCTAAGAATTCTTTATTTATTGATAAACCCAATTCTGCTGTACCTTGAAATTCATTATTATAATACACTGGAGCTACATATCTAAAACCTAATCCAGCTCTTCCAATTTCAGGGCCTGAAGTAGGTTCTTTTGTTTTGTTTACCTGATTTATTGTTTCCCTGAAAGAACTCAAATCATCACCGTATTGTCCTGTGTCATGTAATCTCAAAAAAGTAACAGAGTTTTTGTGAAATTGAAATTGCTCAATATTATTTTCCCTTAGCGTGTTCCAAATCGGAAGGGTCAGTTCTTGAAGCTTTTGACGATCATTCTCTGCAAAAGCTTTTGCAATCTCTTCATTTGCCAAAATAGAATCTAAAGTTCTTTTTAAAGAGTTTTCAAGGTTTTTTAATTCGCTTAAGTAACTATAATTTACCTGTTCTACAAAGTTTTCATTTTGAAAATCATAAACCTTCTGTTGATAAAAAATAGATACAAGAATTATACTTATAACCCCGACTATTACTATTACTGGAACGAAAAAGTTTAACTTTGTTCTAATTTTCATATGTGTTCCCCCCTATATAATTTGTGGGACGGGAAACTTAAAAAATGATACTATAAATCTGACCTTATGATTTTACCCTTCTCGATTGTGATTTGCGTGTAAACTTCGCACCTTCTTTCTCAAAAATCTATCCGTATCAAAGAAGAACCTGAAAAGAGCCCAAATGAATATAAAAAAGATACATAATGTAACCCACAACATTTCAACTTCTCCCATGGCTCCAAAAATACCTGTACCTCTTATACCAGTGATGATAAACGCCAAAAGCCACTCTTTACTCAAAAGAGCTACAATGGTTATAGCAAAAAGAATCCACGGTTGGTTAATAACCAAAGAAAACACAAATAAAGAAGCCAAACCGGCAATCCATAGGATTATTCTGTAGATATTTCGACCTTTACTTTTACTCTCTTTTAAATCTCCTGCCAACTCTGACACCTCCAAATTTATTCTTCATCTTCGTTAACCTTCAACAAAGCCAGGAAGGCCTCTTGAGGAATATTGACTTTACCAATCTCCCTCATCCTTTTTTTACCTTCTTTTTGCTTTTCTAGCAATTTCATCTTTCTGGTCACATCTCCACCATAACACTTCTGAAGGACATCTTTTCTTAAGGCTTTAATAGTGGATCTTGCGATTATCTTACCCTTGCAATATGCTTGGATAGGTATCTCAAATTGATGTCTAGGAATTAAATCTCTTAATTTATCCACTAATTTTCTTGCAAGTGTATAGCTTTGACTGTCATGAACAACGTAAGATAAGGCGTCAACTTTCTCTCTATTTATTAAAATTTCTAACTTCACTAAATTAGACTCTTTGTACCCTGTTATCTCGTAATCCATAGAGGCGTAACCTTTACTGATAGCCTTCATCTTATCGAAGAAATCGAAGATCAAATCAGCCAAAGGAATTTCAAAATGTAAAACCACCCTATTCTTACCTGCGTTTGAAACATGAGAAAAATTACCTCTTTTTTCAACTTGAGCCAAATTTATTAAATCCCCCATATAATCAGGTGGAGTAATAATATCCAACTTACAAAAAGGTTCATAAACTTTTTCTATCAAATCTTCATCGGGAAACTCTGAAGGATTTGTAATTTCTATTTCTTCTCCATTTCTTAGCTTTGCTTTGTAAATTACGCTAGGAACAGTAAGAATAACAGCAAGTTCAAATTCCCTTTGCAAACGTTCTTTAACCACATCCATGTGAAGCAAACCCAAAAAACCTACCCTAAAACCGTATCCCATAGCCGGGGAACTTTCAGGAGTGAATACAAGAGAAGCATCGTTCAATTTCAACTTTTCAAGAGCCTTTCTTAACTCCTCATAATACTCTGGCAAACCTGGATAAAGTCCCGCATAAACCATCGGTTTTACTTCTTTGTACCCTGGAAGAGGTTTTTCTATGGGATTCAGTGCATCAGTAATCGTATCTCCTACTCTTGCCTGCTCTATATCTTTTATTCCAGCCACAATATAACCTATTTCGCCAGCAGACAGATCCTCTGTCTCTATCATCTCTGGGTGAAAGATCCCAACCTCGATAACTTCATAGGTTGCATTAGAAGCCATTAATTTAATCTTGTCACCTTTTTTAACCTTTCCTCCAAATATTCTACAATAAACGATGATACCTTTGTACTTATCATACTTAGCATCGAATATCAAACCTTTCAACTTGTCTGAAGTATTGCCTTTACTAAGGGGAGAAGGGACCTTTTGAATAATCAATTCCAGTAAATCTGTAACTCCCTCTCCAGTTTTTGCACTAATAGGGATTATTGAGTCAGCTTCAATACCAACCAAATCATTTATCTCCAACATCGTTTCATCGATATTTGCAGTGGGAAGATCTATTTTGTTTATTGCACCAATGATCTCCAAATTGTTTTCCATGGCTAAATACGTGTTAGTAACGGTTTGAGCCTGAACACCTTGTGTGGCATCGACCAGTAAAATAGCACCTTCACATGCTGCCAAACTTCTCGAAACTTCATAGGTAAAATCAATATGCCCAGGAGTGTCCAAAATATTCAGCTCATATTCATTTCCATCCTTTCCAGTATAAAAAACCTTGACCGGATGTGATTTTATAGTAATTCCTTTCTCTCTTTCTAAGTCCATTGAATCTAAATACTGTTCTCTCATATTTCTTTCGTCTATCGAATGTGTCAATTCCAGTATTCTATCCATCAAGGTTGTTTTTCCATGATCAATATGTGCAATTATTGCTATATTTCTAATAAAATTGGGATCAAACAAAAAAGAAAGCACCTCCACAAACCTAAAAATATAGAAATATTATATCATAAAAAAGATAATCTAAAAAGATTTACTATTAAGAGACGACTCTATATCTTCCAATTGCCTTGAGTATCCATCAATTCTTTCTTTTAGATCTTTGAAATGTTCTAGCTTATTTATCTCCTTTTTAAATGCCTCGTAGTTTTCAAACATACTTGTTTGCATTTTTACCTTTAAGCTATTTATAAAATTTTCAACATTAGATTTAAGTGTATTTTCTAAAGCCTTCATTTGATTAGAAATTTCATTATCCAATCTTTTTTGAACACTTCTTGAGATGTATAACCTGTTCAACAGATTTTTGTTTTTAAACGTTACTGTTTTAAAGGTTCTATCTAAAATTTTGTTGATTTCTTTTTCTAAATCATTGGAAAAAATAATAAACTCTTTATCAACATCCAACTTTAACTTTTCCCTTAAGAAAGGATCGATTCCTAATCTATCTACAACTTCCTTCTTATCAAAAAATCTATTTATTCTGCTCTTTTCTTCATCCGTAATGTTTAAAATCTCTCTGGTTATTCTATCGTTCAGGGTTTTTGATACTTCTTTTTTGAATTGAGAAATCTCATACTCGATATTTTCTTTCACTTTTTTCTGCGTCTTATAAAAGTTTAAGATTGAATCTTTCAAATCAGTTAACTTATTCAAGTAATAATTTTTTATAGCATCATTAATTGAATCAAACCTAATATTAAAAAAAGAATGATTCTCTCCCAAAAACGCATTAAGGGTTTCATAATATCTCTCAAGAACTTCCAATTCATCGATTTTTTCGTTCAAAATGTTGCTATTTTGGTCAACGGAAAATCTAATCTTACCTATAATTGTTTTCAATTTCATTCTTTTCTTGTCATGACTACCTATTTCGTTAAAAATATAATCTCTAACCTGTTGGAACCCACTATCAGGTTTAGATTCAATTTCTAGCTTAGCTGAAGTTAAAAAGATTTTGGGATCTTTCAAATCTATTTTGTTGCATCTATTTATAAGCTCTTTTTTAGCCATTTCTATCTCTTCTTGTGAAGCTCTATCCTTCTGGGAGAGAATAAAGATGACATCTTTTTTCAAATCCTTGATGATCTTTTCGATCAACTCCCAATCGCTTTTTGTATATATATTTTTCGAGTCGAAAACAAACATTATCAGATTGCTATTTTCTAAAAAATCTCTGGTAATCTTTTCATGTTTCTCCATTATTGTGTCCGTTCCTGGGGTGTCTATTATCTCTATTCCTTCCAAAGAATCCAAATCTTTGTAGATTGTAACCATATCACCTTTTGTTTCAACGTTCCCTTGACCCTTTCGAACGATTGTTATTTTGGAAGTCTGAGGTCCTGGTCCAACCTCGAAGATACTCTCTTCTCCTTCTTTAATTCCAAGTAAAGCGTTTAAAAAACTACTTTTACCAGCTTTAACTTTACCTACAACTACAAAATTGAAAAGTGTTTCAAATTCGCTCTTCACTTCGTCAATTTTATCTTTAATCAAAAAAGAATTCCCATTGATAAGCTCTAAATAATCTTTCAACAAGGCTTTTAACTTAGATTCTTCTTTCTTGAATTTATCGCTAACTAAGGGTATTCCCATAGAACACCACCTCTCATTTTTGAATCCGGTTTTATCAATTATATAATATTTGTTATCGATTTTTTACTACATTATAAAAAGAGTATATCAGATTTTCGAAAAAAGGGCAAAAAAGATATCACTCTTTCAGAAATTAAAATAAAGAAAAGAGTGATATCAAAATTTAGCAAAATTATAGGCAGAAAACAAATACTTGACATTAATATTAAATTAGTCTTCTGCACAGCTACTTCAATAATTCTTTTATCTCTTCTATCGTTATTTCTAACAAGTTATCCCCTCGTATAAACACTTTTAAGAAGCATTCACATAGTCTTTTAAAGCTGATCCGATTCTTTCTAATAAAGAATCCATATCACGAGTTTTGTTCAATCTTTTTAGGGTGTTCCAAAAAATATATATTCCAGTAAGACTCCCTATAAAGTCTACAATAAAATCTACCATTGTATCGAAAAGGCTGTCCTCTTGCGCCAGTCTGTATCCAGGATAACCTCTAAAGATTAGATCAGAAATAAACTCTCCTATTTCCCAAAACACTCCTATTGTCATAACAATAGAAATGGTAATAACAAATATTTTTAGAAAGAAAAAAGACATTTTCGTCTTGGTCCAAACTAGTTCAGACCCCATTACCAAAGGATATATAAGAAATGAAAGCCAAATACCTCCCGTAAAATGAATAATAAAATCGTAAATTTCAAAAGTATCATAAAAGTGGTACCACAACCCAAATACACTATGTAATGAAATTTGAATTATTGTTACTGTACGTATTTCTTCAAGAACCGTAGACTTTGTTACCCATTCAAAAATCCAAGTTAAATAAACTCCAAAGGCACTTAAGAGGTATCCTAAAAAATGAGGTAAGTTAAAATTCCAAATGCTTCCTATAATAGGGATAAATACAACAAAAGAAAAAAATAAGTTAACGGTTCTTAAAATAGAATAAACGGTTGAACTTGAAGTAAACATGGTTTCTTTCACTACAGGATCTCTTACCAAAAAGTGATGGATTTTGTCAAATTCTATTTTTGCTTTTTTCAATGTTTTTGAAAATCTTGGTGTAATCAGCATCACCTCATTTTGAGTCTTTTTCATATTCTATAATTCATCTTAATTATATAATTTAGATACAAAAACAAATCGCGTTGGAGGCAGATAATTAATTTATTTATCGTCCTCCCACACCACCATACGTACCGTTCGATGGACACCTTACCTCTTTCGACTAGTCCGCTACCTGGCCCACAGCGGACTTTCACCGCTTAGCTATTGCCCATGCTGGGCGATCGGGTAGGAGGTAGATAATTAATTTATCTACCGTCCTCCCACACCACCGTACGTACCGTTCGGTATACGGCGGTTCAACAGGATTGATGTCTGTATCCTTTCACATCGTTTCTTCCTCTTTCAGACGTAGAAGTTATATTAGGCGCTTCTACATTATTTTCAGGCTCTCCCTTATCTTCATGTAGGAAACCTTCTAATCGAAGTTGTATGCCTTTTCCATGTCCCTTCGCATCTTTCAAGATTCGAAACCTCCTGTTGTTCAGTCCTTCCTCATCTCTCAATGAGTACTATGACCTCTGCTGACTTCTCAAGATTCAGCCATACATTGCTGTATGGGTTGCCTTATCAGCATATTCTTGAGATCTCCCCAGGTAAGTGCAATAACTTTCATCCCATCTATTCGCCAGATCTACTCCGTGAAGTTCTGGGTAGCTGTTGGACTTCGTTTTGAGTGGCAAACTCGTCCACTTCACTTAGCCTTGTATCTGGTTCTTGTTCATCGAACCGGGACTTTGCCTTTGGCTTCCTTCAGATTCCACCTCACGGTGGACACCCTTGCCTTTGGCTAGTGGTTCCCGCTACCTGGCCCACAACGGACTTTCACCGCTTAGCTATCGCGCATGCTGGGCGCACCACCAAAGAGAGGAAGTATAACTTTCCTCTCTTTTTCGGTTCTTACCAAAGAATAGTTGTTTTAGGAGTTTCACGCCATCCACAACCATCAATGTATTGAGAAACCTCTGGAAAGTACTCCTCGCAATCATCCCTGCAACCAAGAGGATTCACATTATTATATCCATTAACATCAACCTTCAATTCTTCTTCTGGTCTTACTTTCATTTGTTTCACCTCCTTCCACTTTTATTTTTACTATTTTCTCTGCAGGATTGCTACTTGCCGGCAAATAGTTATAATCTTTCGCTATGTTTTTACAAGCCATTAAACCATTTCTTCTTGTCAATACTCTATCAAACTACCTGTTTCTCTTGCTTTATTGAAACCAAATCTGAATAACAACAATCCCAAGGGAATCGTCAGTAAACTCATGATGATCAAAACTATTATTTCA encodes the following:
- the uvrB gene encoding excinuclease ABC subunit UvrB — encoded protein: MFKLRSEYEPQGDQPKAIEELSSGINKNYRFQTLLGVTGSGKTYTMANIIANVNRPTLVLSPNKILAVQLYNEFKEFFPENRVEFFISYYDYYQPEAYIPSRDIYIEKNADINDILVKMRLSTLKSVLTRRDVIVVSSVSAIYASGNPDDFSNINLYLRVNEEYSRREILIKLGKMQYTRQEKDYLGGTFRWKGDVLEIFPPYEDFGIRVTFFDNEVEKIEALDVFNRTIIEEFDKITIYPAKEFVTSQEKIFSAIERINADLQTQIEYFKREGKLLEAQRIEQRVKQDLEFLQTLGYCKGIENYSRYFDGRNPGDSPWTLLDYFDEDFVTFIDESHIAVPQLRAMFRGDYARKKNLVDYGFRLPSALDNRPLRFEEFLEKTNQIIFVSATPGPFEMEVSDQIVEQIIRPTGLVDPKVEVKSTEGQVDDFISEVKEVVERGERALAVVLTKKDAEILSDHLNLMGIKSLYLHSELDTIERSEVIKKIRNGEIEVVVGVNLLREGLDLPEVSLVAIMDADREGFLRSETTLIQTIGRAARNVQGKVLLYADRITEAMKTAIDETNRRREIQIQYNIDNNITPKSIIKKLPEDMFAPFKDNEVKEEDYIFAVEENLSPDDYLAMLEEKMYEAASELKYEEAARYRDEIKRIKRKYNIKQN
- a CDS encoding methyl-accepting chemotaxis protein encodes the protein MKIRTKLNFFVPVIVIVGVISIILVSIFYQQKVYDFQNENFVEQVNYSYLSELKNLENSLKRTLDSILANEEIAKAFAENDRQKLQELTLPIWNTLRENNIEQFQFHKNSVTFLRLHDTGQYGDDLSSFRETINQVNKTKEPTSGPEIGRAGLGFRYVAPVYYNNEFQGTAELGLSINKEFLEKIEGDSVLKIFDNDLSGEVEIFESNKYDLTIFTTNVDSIKSGDNFFYEIKDNYLMAMFPLVDFSNKVIGYVGTKIDYSEIISNNRNGIFYSIIISSAILLIIILVTLFISRKLVKEVNYLKNKVNDFSNGNLVLDFSGMNLDSEFETISNSIKEAVNKLKNSMMRITQISQDFGILSANLARSSQISKEHLENTNQKTKDINYNAQDTDERIHEIRQSIEDLTAANDNQAKSAQNLNEISNGIHQSSDEGVKNIERMNEMLFEAVKKAEESMKNSEILSKNSEEIKEIINTIDSITEQTNLLALNAAIEAARAGEAGRGFAVVADEIRKLAEESKKATENIAKIITDLIVISQKTNLSNKETSNLIEKTEDESQNVLGQFEEMNSRISEMNEIIENFSANTEETTATAEEISSNMNSVSKMVDQIRNSVEGITKDTDILSKDSENLVNVSEHVFTGLNALIETVSTFSLYNNEEKIKEFEKAIKAHQNWVDLFEKKLKDPNIDLEINPDRCSFGIFSKTIQIEKELADDWAQVLRLHAQLHKKTEELGTREDKQALLSEVKKISSELKKGLKNMINKLQ
- a CDS encoding dynamin family protein; the encoded protein is MGIPLVSDKFKKEESKLKALLKDYLELINGNSFLIKDKIDEVKSEFETLFNFVVVGKVKAGKSSFLNALLGIKEGEESIFEVGPGPQTSKITIVRKGQGNVETKGDMVTIYKDLDSLEGIEIIDTPGTDTIMEKHEKITRDFLENSNLIMFVFDSKNIYTKSDWELIEKIIKDLKKDVIFILSQKDRASQEEIEMAKKELINRCNKIDLKDPKIFLTSAKLEIESKPDSGFQQVRDYIFNEIGSHDKKRMKLKTIIGKIRFSVDQNSNILNEKIDELEVLERYYETLNAFLGENHSFFNIRFDSINDAIKNYYLNKLTDLKDSILNFYKTQKKVKENIEYEISQFKKEVSKTLNDRITREILNITDEEKSRINRFFDKKEVVDRLGIDPFLREKLKLDVDKEFIIFSNDLEKEINKILDRTFKTVTFKNKNLLNRLYISRSVQKRLDNEISNQMKALENTLKSNVENFINSLKVKMQTSMFENYEAFKKEINKLEHFKDLKERIDGYSRQLEDIESSLNSKSF
- the lepA gene encoding translation elongation factor 4, whose product is MFDPNFIRNIAIIAHIDHGKTTLMDRILELTHSIDERNMREQYLDSMDLEREKGITIKSHPVKVFYTGKDGNEYELNILDTPGHIDFTYEVSRSLAACEGAILLVDATQGVQAQTVTNTYLAMENNLEIIGAINKIDLPTANIDETMLEINDLVGIEADSIIPISAKTGEGVTDLLELIIQKVPSPLSKGNTSDKLKGLIFDAKYDKYKGIIVYCRIFGGKVKKGDKIKLMASNATYEVIEVGIFHPEMIETEDLSAGEIGYIVAGIKDIEQARVGDTITDALNPIEKPLPGYKEVKPMVYAGLYPGLPEYYEELRKALEKLKLNDASLVFTPESSPAMGYGFRVGFLGLLHMDVVKERLQREFELAVILTVPSVIYKAKLRNGEEIEITNPSEFPDEDLIEKVYEPFCKLDIITPPDYMGDLINLAQVEKRGNFSHVSNAGKNRVVLHFEIPLADLIFDFFDKMKAISKGYASMDYEITGYKESNLVKLEILINREKVDALSYVVHDSQSYTLARKLVDKLRDLIPRHQFEIPIQAYCKGKIIARSTIKALRKDVLQKCYGGDVTRKMKLLEKQKEGKKRMREIGKVNIPQEAFLALLKVNEDEE